A region from the uncultured Macellibacteroides sp. genome encodes:
- a CDS encoding TolC family protein, giving the protein MGNKKIYFCCFYLSITVFGGAQTRYTLEQCKEFTRNNNNEIVNSRLQIKEAEQTKKEAFTKYFPSVSATGSAMNASTGTMKMDMMGNTLSLMKNGVLGGVTATQPVFAGGNILNGNKLAKVGLEASKYQAKLSEEESLLLTEQYYWQIVSLQEKIKTIGYMETLLQSIRKDVDASYQAGITTLNDLLKVKLKQNELASKRLQVENGLDISVKTLCQHIGLDSDGFAIQIDSIGIETPEKIHVNHAAVLSERTESKLLDKNVEASVLQLRIKKGEYMPRVAVGAGYMYHNLTDVNTDFGVVFATVSIPISDWWGGSHAIRKQKINKQIAINNQQNSSEQLLLQMQKTWNDLEESYKQVLLANESVSEATENLRLNQDYFKAGTVSLTDLLDAESLLQQSCDQYTESNSDYQIKRSKYLQVTGRY; this is encoded by the coding sequence ATGGGAAATAAAAAAATATATTTCTGTTGTTTTTATCTTTCAATAACAGTGTTCGGAGGAGCACAGACTAGGTATACTCTTGAGCAATGTAAAGAGTTTACGCGAAATAACAATAATGAAATTGTAAATAGCCGGTTGCAAATTAAGGAAGCTGAGCAAACGAAGAAAGAGGCATTTACTAAATACTTTCCGTCTGTAAGTGCAACAGGTTCAGCAATGAATGCAAGTACAGGAACAATGAAGATGGATATGATGGGAAATACGCTGTCTTTGATGAAAAACGGTGTGCTGGGTGGAGTTACTGCCACTCAGCCTGTTTTTGCAGGCGGTAATATATTGAATGGAAACAAACTGGCAAAGGTTGGACTGGAAGCCAGCAAATACCAGGCTAAGTTATCTGAAGAAGAATCCTTGCTTCTAACGGAGCAATATTACTGGCAGATTGTTTCTCTTCAGGAAAAAATCAAAACCATAGGTTATATGGAAACCTTGCTTCAAAGTATAAGAAAAGATGTGGATGCCTCGTATCAGGCAGGTATAACAACTTTAAATGACTTATTGAAAGTAAAGCTTAAACAGAATGAGCTTGCAAGCAAGCGTCTGCAGGTTGAAAACGGACTAGATATAAGTGTAAAGACTCTTTGTCAGCATATAGGTCTTGATTCGGACGGTTTTGCTATTCAAATAGATTCGATTGGAATTGAAACTCCTGAAAAGATTCATGTTAATCATGCAGCCGTTCTTAGTGAACGAACAGAGTCGAAGTTACTTGATAAAAATGTTGAAGCAAGTGTACTTCAATTACGTATAAAAAAAGGTGAATATATGCCAAGAGTAGCAGTTGGGGCAGGCTATATGTATCATAATCTTACAGATGTGAATACTGACTTTGGGGTTGTTTTTGCTACAGTGTCTATTCCAATATCGGACTGGTGGGGAGGTTCTCATGCTATACGCAAACAGAAAATAAACAAGCAGATAGCAATTAACAACCAACAAAACTCAAGCGAACAACTTTTATTGCAGATGCAAAAAACATGGAATGATCTGGAAGAATCTTATAAACAGGTTTTATTGGCAAATGAGTCTGTGTCGGAGGCTACCGAGAATTTACGCCTTAATCAGGATTATTTCAAGGCAGGCACTGTAAGCCTTACTGATTTGTTGGATGCGGAATCACTTCTGCAGCAAAGTTGTGATCAGTATACAGAATCAAATTCTGATTATCAAATCAAACGGAGTAAGTATTTACAGGTGACTGGACGATATTGA
- the atpA gene encoding F0F1 ATP synthase subunit alpha, which produces MMNSLNIGEVSDILLKQLEDIQPDISLSEVGSVLQVSDGVARIYGLNNAESNELLVFNNGMKAIVMNLEEDNVGAVLLGPTDEIQEGDLVKRTKKIASIKVGEGLLGRVIDALGNPIDGLGVITNADCEMPLERKAPGVIFRQPVNEPLQTGIKAIDAMIPIGRGQRELIIGDRQTGKTSIAVDAILNQRTNYLEGKPVYCIYVAIGQKASTVASILNTLQEKGAMEYTVVVSATASDPAAMQYFAPFSGAAIGEYFRDTGRHALVIYDDLSKQAVAYREVSLILRRPSGREAYPGDVFYLHSRLLERAAKIIVQQEVACQMNDLPESLKDKVKGGGSLTALPIIETQAGDVSAYIPTNVISITDGQIFLDTDLFNQGNRPAINVGISVSRVGGNAQVKAMKKVAGTLKIDQAQYRELESFSKFGGDMDSVTALTIDKGRKNTRLLVQQQHNPMLVEHQIAILYCATQGLMKNVPIDEVHEFERKFLAKLEESYRTEVLDSLKAGVIDDNIMSKLKEVAAMLASSY; this is translated from the coding sequence ATGATGAATTCTTTAAATATAGGAGAAGTTTCAGATATATTACTTAAGCAGCTGGAAGATATTCAACCTGATATAAGCTTGAGTGAAGTTGGGTCTGTTCTTCAGGTAAGCGATGGAGTAGCCCGAATATATGGGTTAAATAACGCCGAATCTAATGAGTTGCTTGTGTTCAATAACGGAATGAAGGCAATCGTGATGAATCTTGAAGAAGATAATGTTGGAGCTGTTTTATTAGGACCGACAGATGAAATTCAGGAAGGCGATCTTGTAAAACGGACAAAAAAAATAGCATCAATTAAAGTCGGAGAAGGTTTGCTTGGCCGTGTAATCGATGCATTGGGTAATCCGATCGACGGATTAGGAGTAATTACCAATGCTGATTGTGAGATGCCGCTTGAACGTAAAGCCCCGGGGGTAATTTTTCGCCAACCAGTAAATGAGCCTCTTCAGACCGGGATTAAAGCAATTGATGCCATGATTCCTATTGGTCGAGGACAGCGTGAGTTGATTATTGGCGACCGTCAGACTGGAAAAACATCTATCGCGGTTGATGCTATCTTAAATCAGCGGACGAACTATCTGGAAGGAAAGCCGGTCTATTGTATTTATGTGGCTATCGGACAGAAAGCCTCTACGGTTGCATCAATCCTGAATACATTACAGGAAAAGGGGGCTATGGAATATACGGTTGTAGTATCAGCTACAGCTTCGGATCCAGCAGCAATGCAGTATTTTGCGCCATTCTCGGGTGCCGCTATCGGGGAATATTTCCGCGATACCGGTAGACATGCATTGGTTATTTATGATGATTTATCTAAGCAGGCGGTAGCATACCGTGAGGTTTCCCTAATACTACGCAGACCTTCCGGTCGCGAAGCATATCCGGGCGATGTGTTTTATTTACACTCCAGACTTCTTGAACGTGCAGCTAAAATTATTGTGCAACAAGAGGTTGCTTGTCAGATGAATGATTTGCCTGAAAGCTTGAAGGATAAAGTAAAAGGAGGAGGCTCTCTTACTGCTTTACCGATTATCGAAACTCAGGCAGGGGATGTGTCTGCTTATATCCCTACCAATGTGATTTCAATTACTGATGGTCAGATATTCCTTGATACGGACTTATTTAACCAGGGAAACCGTCCGGCTATTAATGTTGGCATCTCTGTTTCTCGTGTTGGTGGAAATGCACAGGTTAAGGCAATGAAAAAGGTAGCAGGTACGTTAAAGATAGATCAGGCTCAATACCGTGAGTTGGAATCTTTTTCAAAGTTTGGCGGCGATATGGATTCTGTCACGGCATTAACCATTGATAAAGGGAGAAAAAATACTCGTTTGTTGGTTCAACAGCAACATAATCCGATGCTTGTAGAACATCAGATCGCTATTCTTTATTGTGCGACTCAAGGATTGATGAAAAATGTACCTATTGATGAAGTTCACGAATTCGAAAGAAAATTCTTGGCTAAATTAGAGGAATCATACCGGACAGAAGTATTGGACTCCTTAAAAGCCGGCGTAATTGATGATAATATAATGAGTAAACTGAAAGAAGTAGCTGCGATGCTTGCTTCCTCATATTAA
- the atpB gene encoding F0F1 ATP synthase subunit A: MKQIVLFFRKIAFVLVLFFIGISQISASDVKVGEMVFSHIKDSYEWHITKWNDTEISLPLPVIVFSQEKGLNVFLSSKLRGGVVYKGFYKAVSGVNEGKVVEKNKTGQEIRPFDISITKTVLALLISCFLLAFIILKVARWYRKRPLEVPGGFVGMMEMLILGVNDGVIKENIGSGYKHYAPYLLTVFFFILVNNLMGLIPIFPGGANVTGNIVIPFVLALCTFLIVTFSGTKFYWKEIVWPDTPLFLKVPIPLMPFVNVFEVFTKPFSLMIRLFANVMAGHTIVLGFISLVFITVSMGIAVNATMTLVSVVFTVFMNLVELLVSCIQAYIFTLLSAVYIGQARVKG; this comes from the coding sequence ATGAAACAAATAGTTCTTTTTTTTAGAAAAATTGCATTTGTGTTGGTTCTGTTTTTTATAGGAATCTCTCAGATATCTGCTTCCGATGTGAAAGTTGGTGAAATGGTGTTCTCTCATATTAAGGACTCATATGAATGGCACATCACGAAGTGGAATGATACTGAAATATCTTTACCTCTTCCTGTCATTGTATTCAGTCAGGAAAAAGGATTAAATGTGTTCCTTTCTTCCAAATTAAGAGGAGGAGTGGTATACAAAGGATTTTACAAAGCTGTAAGTGGAGTCAATGAAGGGAAAGTTGTAGAAAAGAATAAAACAGGACAGGAAATTCGTCCTTTTGATATTTCAATTACAAAGACGGTATTAGCTCTTTTGATTTCTTGTTTCCTTTTGGCTTTTATTATTTTGAAAGTTGCCAGATGGTATAGGAAAAGACCACTTGAAGTTCCAGGAGGTTTTGTCGGAATGATGGAAATGTTGATTTTGGGTGTTAATGATGGAGTAATTAAAGAGAATATTGGATCTGGATACAAGCATTACGCTCCATATCTTTTAACTGTTTTCTTTTTTATCCTTGTCAATAACTTGATGGGCCTCATTCCAATTTTCCCAGGAGGAGCAAATGTGACGGGTAATATTGTTATTCCTTTTGTATTGGCTTTGTGCACGTTTTTGATTGTAACATTTTCAGGAACAAAGTTTTATTGGAAGGAAATAGTCTGGCCAGATACTCCCTTATTCTTGAAAGTGCCGATTCCACTAATGCCTTTTGTTAATGTGTTTGAGGTATTTACAAAACCTTTCTCACTGATGATTCGACTTTTTGCAAATGTAATGGCCGGACATACAATTGTGCTGGGTTTTATAAGTTTGGTTTTTATTACTGTATCAATGGGGATTGCTGTAAATGCTACTATGACATTAGTATCTGTCGTCTTTACAGTATTTATGAATCTTGTAGAACTTTTAGTTTCATGCATTCAGGCGTATATTTTTACTTTGCTTTCTGCTGTTTATATAGGACAAGCCAGGGTAAAAGGTTAA
- the atpG gene encoding ATP synthase F1 subunit gamma translates to MASLKEIKNRITSVNGTKKITSAMKMVASAKLHRAQGLIDNALPYKQKLDEIAMHLIEGSTDSVSPYVVVRPVERVAIVVFSSNTGLCGTFNANVIKETKKLIQSFQSKDILIFPVGKKIMKSMENEGFTVEKGYEDILERLSYGDVSNLADRLMDLFLSKQVDRIELLYHHFKGKSSQELIQETFLPILTNNTAVNENIEISSNYIVEPTSEELISLLHPRALKFKLYYVMLDSNAAEHAARMMAMQTATDNANDLLQELTVYYNKTRQQSITNELLDIMGGASK, encoded by the coding sequence ATGGCTTCTTTAAAGGAAATAAAAAATAGAATTACGTCTGTTAACGGAACGAAAAAGATAACTTCGGCCATGAAGATGGTCGCTTCAGCCAAACTTCATCGTGCTCAGGGTTTGATTGATAACGCACTACCATATAAACAGAAACTGGATGAAATAGCAATGCATCTGATCGAGGGATCAACAGATTCGGTATCACCATATGTTGTAGTTCGCCCTGTTGAGAGAGTGGCTATTGTAGTTTTTTCTTCCAATACAGGTTTGTGTGGAACGTTCAATGCGAATGTTATAAAAGAAACAAAAAAGTTGATTCAATCTTTTCAATCAAAGGATATATTGATATTCCCGGTAGGAAAGAAGATTATGAAATCGATGGAAAACGAGGGATTCACGGTTGAAAAAGGATATGAAGATATTCTTGAGCGTTTATCCTATGGAGATGTTTCTAATTTAGCTGACAGACTTATGGATTTGTTCCTTTCAAAACAAGTAGACCGAATTGAACTATTGTATCATCACTTTAAAGGGAAATCAAGTCAGGAATTAATTCAGGAAACTTTCCTTCCAATTCTTACTAATAACACCGCTGTGAATGAAAATATAGAGATTTCTTCTAATTATATTGTTGAACCAACAAGCGAGGAGTTGATTTCTCTGTTGCATCCAAGGGCTTTGAAGTTTAAACTATACTATGTTATGCTTGACAGTAATGCCGCAGAGCATGCTGCCCGCATGATGGCTATGCAGACTGCTACAGATAATGCCAATGACCTATTGCAGGAATTAACTGTTTATTATAATAAAACACGTCAGCAGTCCATTACCAATGAGCTGCTTGATATAATGGGAGGGGCAAGTAAATAA
- the atpC gene encoding ATP synthase F1 subunit epsilon: protein MRVEIVSPSGRIFEGDAKSALFPGLAGEFMILPNHAPLISALKKGEIRIDTENETKNFNINGGFVEVNQANVSVCIEI from the coding sequence ATGAGAGTTGAAATTGTATCACCTTCCGGAAGAATTTTTGAAGGGGATGCTAAATCTGCATTATTTCCAGGTTTAGCAGGTGAATTTATGATTTTACCAAATCACGCACCCCTCATATCGGCACTTAAAAAAGGAGAAATCCGGATTGACACTGAAAATGAGACGAAGAATTTTAACATTAATGGTGGTTTTGTAGAAGTAAATCAGGCTAATGTTTCTGTTTGTATCGAAATATAA
- a CDS encoding carbon starvation protein A, with amino-acid sequence MITFIISIILLIAGYFIYGTFLEKQFGADEKVKTPAYISQDGVDYVPMGLGKTFLIQFLNIAGLGPIFGAILGAVYGPSAFLWIVFGSIFGGAAHDYLSGMMSVRNNGMSLPEIAGEYMGNGFKQAMRAFTLMLMVLVGVVFVAGPAKLLANLTPDVLNFTFWIVVIFIYYILATLLPIDKLIGKIYPFFGFALLFMAVGIGVAIIINGAPIPEATLSNLHNMNADPESFPLFPMLFISIACGAISGFHATQSPLMARCIRNEKEAKFVFYGAMIAEAIVAMIWAAAAMSFFGNVGGLQNFLAENGNNAAVIVDKISYTWLGKLGGVLAIIGVIAAPITSGDTAFRSARLIVADFLHFKQKKLINRIILAAPLFIIAFFILQVNFDVIWRYFAWSNQTLAAFTLWMITVYFVRENKNYWLTLIPALFMTMVTTTYLVVAPEGFYLPIKYGYSIGFVITIFILFCFATWVTKTRKTFPIKVKADK; translated from the coding sequence ATGATCACATTTATCATTTCTATTATTTTACTTATTGCCGGGTATTTTATATACGGAACATTTCTTGAAAAACAATTCGGGGCAGATGAAAAAGTTAAAACACCAGCTTACATAAGTCAGGATGGCGTTGATTATGTTCCGATGGGATTAGGCAAAACTTTTTTGATACAATTTCTTAACATCGCGGGACTTGGACCTATTTTCGGGGCAATATTAGGAGCTGTTTACGGTCCTTCTGCCTTTTTATGGATTGTTTTCGGCAGTATCTTTGGAGGTGCAGCACATGATTACCTGTCTGGAATGATGTCCGTTCGCAACAATGGCATGAGCTTGCCTGAAATTGCAGGCGAGTATATGGGTAACGGATTTAAACAAGCAATGAGAGCCTTTACTCTTATGCTGATGGTTCTGGTAGGTGTCGTATTTGTTGCAGGTCCTGCCAAATTATTGGCAAATTTAACACCGGACGTTCTAAACTTTACCTTTTGGATTGTGGTAATATTTATCTACTATATACTGGCAACTCTTTTACCTATTGATAAATTAATTGGCAAAATATACCCATTCTTTGGTTTTGCCCTGTTGTTTATGGCTGTTGGCATTGGGGTAGCCATTATTATCAACGGAGCACCAATTCCCGAAGCTACGCTGTCTAATCTGCATAACATGAATGCTGATCCGGAAAGTTTCCCTCTATTTCCGATGTTATTCATTTCAATTGCATGCGGTGCAATATCTGGATTTCATGCTACGCAATCTCCTTTGATGGCTCGCTGTATAAGGAATGAAAAGGAAGCTAAATTTGTTTTCTACGGAGCAATGATTGCAGAGGCTATTGTAGCCATGATATGGGCTGCTGCGGCCATGAGCTTTTTCGGAAATGTTGGAGGCTTACAAAATTTCCTGGCAGAAAACGGAAACAATGCGGCAGTTATTGTTGATAAAATATCATATACCTGGCTAGGAAAATTAGGAGGAGTGCTGGCGATCATTGGTGTAATTGCCGCCCCCATAACTTCGGGAGATACGGCCTTTCGCTCTGCCCGGTTAATTGTCGCCGACTTTTTACATTTCAAACAAAAAAAGCTGATCAACCGGATAATTCTTGCAGCCCCCCTATTCATTATAGCTTTCTTTATTTTACAAGTAAATTTTGATGTTATCTGGCGATATTTTGCATGGTCTAACCAAACCCTGGCCGCATTTACTCTTTGGATGATAACAGTCTATTTTGTCCGTGAAAACAAAAACTACTGGTTAACTCTTATTCCTGCACTATTTATGACTATGGTAACTACCACCTATCTGGTTGTAGCACCCGAAGGATTTTATTTGCCAATTAAATATGGCTATTCAATTGGATTTGTAATTACAATTTTCATCCTGTTCTGTTTCGCAACCTGGGTTACGAAGACGAGAAAGACATTCCCTATTAAAGTAAAAGCTGACAAATAA
- a CDS encoding F0F1 ATP synthase subunit delta, translating to MNTGSVSVRYARALLAFAIKQNAENDVYNEVNMLLTHLKTVPELNNVLNSPIISAEKKAEVIRTASGINLSETFSRFIRLVLVQKRETLFSIICLLYIDLYRKEKKIVHVTLTLAKPADSDIQDRITRMVEDKVADKVEFVLEIKPELIGGFILDSNGYQLDASVVSQLNSIKSQWIDDNNLVEINEIK from the coding sequence ATGAATACAGGAAGTGTTTCGGTCCGGTACGCAAGAGCACTATTAGCTTTTGCTATAAAACAAAATGCGGAGAATGACGTATATAATGAGGTTAACATGCTGTTGACTCATTTGAAAACTGTTCCAGAATTGAACAATGTGTTGAACAGTCCTATTATTTCCGCTGAGAAAAAAGCAGAAGTAATACGTACAGCTTCCGGAATTAATTTAAGTGAAACTTTTTCTCGTTTTATCCGGTTAGTTTTAGTGCAAAAAAGAGAAACGTTGTTTAGTATTATTTGTCTGCTGTATATAGATCTTTATAGAAAGGAGAAGAAGATCGTTCATGTTACACTTACACTTGCTAAACCTGCGGATTCTGATATTCAAGATAGAATAACCCGGATGGTTGAGGATAAAGTGGCCGATAAAGTGGAGTTTGTGCTGGAGATCAAGCCCGAATTGATTGGGGGATTTATTCTGGATTCGAACGGATATCAGTTGGATGCCAGTGTGGTATCGCAGTTGAATTCTATTAAAAGTCAGTGGATTGATGATAATAACCTGGTAGAAATTAATGAAATAAAATGA
- the atpF gene encoding F0F1 ATP synthase subunit B yields the protein MSLLVPDTGLLFWMVLSFGIVFFILAKYGFPIILKSVEQRKEYITNSVEAAKEANSRLAEIKQEGEVLLAEVRKQQKEILNEALADKERILNEAREKALEETQRILDQATKQIHQEKQKAIRDVRTEVAMLSVSVAEKVIRNKLDMEGGQKEMINRLIDEITVAKS from the coding sequence ATGTCATTATTAGTTCCTGATACAGGATTGTTGTTTTGGATGGTGCTGTCATTCGGAATTGTCTTTTTTATTCTTGCGAAATATGGTTTCCCCATAATTCTTAAAAGTGTGGAGCAACGCAAAGAATACATTACCAATTCCGTTGAGGCGGCTAAAGAGGCAAATTCCAGATTGGCTGAAATCAAGCAGGAGGGAGAAGTCTTACTTGCTGAAGTACGTAAACAACAAAAGGAAATTCTGAATGAAGCGTTGGCTGATAAGGAGCGGATTTTGAATGAAGCACGCGAAAAAGCGCTAGAAGAGACGCAAAGAATATTGGATCAGGCAACGAAGCAGATCCACCAAGAAAAGCAGAAAGCGATTCGAGACGTGCGTACTGAAGTTGCTATGTTATCTGTTTCTGTAGCTGAAAAAGTAATTCGGAATAAATTAGATATGGAAGGCGGTCAGAAAGAAATGATAAATCGCCTGATTGATGAAATTACTGTTGCTAAATCGTAA
- the atpE gene encoding ATP synthase F0 subunit C, with amino-acid sequence MLLTVLLQAAVSSAAFAKLGGTIGAGLAVIGAGIGIGRIGGSAMEAIGRQPSAIGEIRSSMILMAALVEGTALFGIVICFLVLFQ; translated from the coding sequence ATGTTGTTAACAGTATTGTTACAGGCCGCAGTTTCTAGTGCAGCCTTTGCTAAATTAGGTGGAACAATTGGAGCTGGATTGGCCGTAATTGGAGCAGGTATTGGTATTGGACGAATTGGTGGATCTGCTATGGAAGCAATCGGACGCCAGCCTTCTGCTATTGGTGAAATCAGAAGCTCTATGATTCTAATGGCTGCATTAGTTGAAGGCACTGCATTGTTTGGTATCGTGATTTGTTTTCTTGTACTGTTCCAGTAA
- the atpD gene encoding F0F1 ATP synthase subunit beta: MEEITGYISQVIGPVVDVHFERDGDKKLSLPRIHDAMEIERPDGKILIVEVQQHIGENTVRTVAMDSTDGLSRGLKAISYYSPITMPVGAQVKGRLMNVVGDPIDGMVSLTKQGATPIHRQPPKFEDLTATQEVLFTGIKVIDLLEPYVKGGKIGLFGGAGVGKTVLIMELINNVAKKHNGFSVFAGVGERTREGNDLLREMIESGVIRYGDEFKKQMEAGKWDLSKIDYEEVAKSQATLVFGQMNEPPGARSSVALSGLTVAESFRDATDGSGVKDILFFIDNIFRFTQAGSEVSALLGRMPSAVGYQPTLATEMGAMQERITSTKNGSITSVQAVYVPADDLTDPAPATTFSHLDATTVLSRKITELGIYPAVDPLESTSRILDPLIVGIEHYETAQRVKQILQRNKELQDIISILGMEELSDEDRLVVNRARRVQRFLSQPFTVAQQFTGIQGVMVPIEDTIRGFKMILDGEVDYLPEQSFLNVGTIEDAIEKGTKLLEQATIE; encoded by the coding sequence ATGGAAGAAATAACAGGTTATATCTCGCAAGTTATTGGACCAGTTGTGGATGTTCATTTTGAAAGGGATGGAGACAAGAAACTTAGTCTCCCTCGTATTCATGATGCGATGGAAATAGAACGACCGGATGGTAAAATTCTCATAGTTGAGGTTCAGCAGCATATTGGAGAAAACACAGTACGTACTGTGGCAATGGATAGTACCGATGGCTTGAGCCGTGGCTTGAAAGCTATTTCTTATTATTCTCCTATTACAATGCCAGTTGGTGCACAAGTGAAAGGTCGCCTTATGAATGTTGTTGGAGACCCAATTGATGGAATGGTTTCCCTTACAAAGCAAGGAGCTACACCTATTCACCGTCAGCCTCCCAAGTTTGAGGATCTTACTGCAACCCAGGAAGTGTTGTTTACGGGTATAAAAGTAATCGATCTGTTGGAACCTTATGTAAAAGGTGGTAAGATTGGCCTTTTTGGTGGTGCCGGTGTTGGCAAAACCGTTCTGATTATGGAGCTTATTAATAATGTAGCAAAAAAACATAATGGTTTTTCTGTTTTTGCAGGAGTAGGAGAACGTACACGAGAGGGAAACGATTTGTTAAGAGAGATGATCGAATCGGGAGTAATTCGTTACGGAGATGAGTTTAAAAAGCAAATGGAAGCTGGGAAATGGGATCTATCTAAAATTGATTATGAGGAGGTAGCCAAGTCTCAGGCAACACTAGTCTTCGGACAAATGAATGAACCTCCCGGAGCACGATCTTCAGTGGCGCTTTCAGGACTTACGGTTGCTGAATCTTTTCGTGATGCAACTGACGGATCTGGAGTAAAGGATATTTTGTTTTTTATTGATAATATATTTCGTTTTACGCAGGCCGGGTCGGAAGTATCGGCGCTATTGGGACGCATGCCTTCAGCTGTTGGATATCAGCCCACATTAGCTACAGAAATGGGAGCGATGCAGGAACGTATTACTTCTACGAAAAACGGTTCGATTACCTCGGTGCAGGCAGTCTATGTTCCGGCCGACGATTTAACTGACCCTGCTCCGGCTACAACCTTTTCTCACCTTGATGCAACGACTGTTTTAAGTCGGAAAATTACTGAATTAGGAATTTATCCGGCTGTTGATCCGCTGGAATCTACGTCTCGTATTCTTGACCCACTTATTGTCGGTATAGAACATTACGAAACAGCTCAGCGAGTGAAACAAATTTTGCAACGGAATAAAGAGCTGCAGGATATTATATCCATTTTGGGTATGGAAGAATTATCTGATGAGGACCGCCTTGTTGTGAACAGAGCGCGTCGTGTGCAGCGTTTTTTATCTCAACCTTTTACCGTTGCTCAACAATTTACCGGAATTCAGGGAGTTATGGTGCCGATTGAAGATACTATTCGTGGTTTCAAGATGATATTGGATGGAGAGGTTGATTATTTGCCCGAACAGTCTTTTCTTAATGTGGGAACCATTGAGGATGCGATTGAAAAAGGAACAAAATTATTGGAACAAGCAACAATAGAGTAA